The following coding sequences lie in one Arachis hypogaea cultivar Tifrunner chromosome 9, arahy.Tifrunner.gnm2.J5K5, whole genome shotgun sequence genomic window:
- the LOC112710768 gene encoding probable protein phosphatase 2C 34, which translates to MGHLSSMFNGLAKSLAIKKWRNSERCSGREAAEAMAKEAKKNEFLLCSSGTVSVDGSNNFASVFSKRGKKGVNQDCCIVWEEFGCQEDTIFCGIFDGHGPWGHFVAKRVRESMPPCLLCNWQETLSQASLDLDPDSGDADVEAEKMQNCFNIWKHSYLKTCAAIDRELQQNRKIDSFFSGTTALSIVRQGELIVIANVGDSRAVLATTSDHGSLVPIQLTVDFKPNLPQEAARILERQGRVFCLEDEPGVHRVWLPDEESPGLAMSRALGDYSVKEYGLISVPEVTQWNVTTRDQFVVLATDGVWDVISNEEAVEIVSSTAERGKSAKRLVECAKRSWKRKRGGIAMDDISAICLFFHSPCNLLDNQLATLN; encoded by the exons ATGGGTCATCTTTCTTCAATGTTCAATGGTTTGGCAAAATCACTGGCAATTAAGAAATGGAGGAATTCAGAAAGATGCAGCGGAAGAGAAGCGGCGGAAGCGATGGCAAAGGAAGCAAAAAAGAATGAGTTCTTGTTATGTAGCTCAGGCACTGTTAGTGTTGATGGCTCAAACAACTTTGCCTCAGTTTTCTCCAAAAGAGGCAAGAAAGGAGTCAATCAAGATTGCTGCATAGTCTGGGAA GAATTTGGGTGCCAAGAGGACACGATCTTCTGTGGGATCTTTGATGGGCATGGGCCATGGGGTCACTTTGTGGCGAAAAGAGTGAGAGAATCAATGCCGCCATGTTTGCTATGCAATTGGCAAGAGactctttcccaagcttcactTGATCTTGACCCAGATTCTGGAGATGCCGATGTTGAGGCAGAGAAGATGCAAAACTGTTTTAACATATGGAAGCATTCCTACTTGAAGACTTGTGCTGCCATTGATCGAGAACTCCAGCAGAATCGCAAGATCGATTCGTTTTTCAGTGGAACCACTGCCCTCTCCATTGTTAGACAG GGAGAACTAATTGTGATTGCAAACGTTGGTGACTCGCGTGCTGTATTAGCTACAACATCGGATCATGGGAGTTTGGTACCAATTCAGCTCACAGTAGATTTCAAGCCCAATCTACCTC AGGAAGCAGCTCGAATACTGGAGCGCCAAGGGCGAGTCTTTTGCTTAGAAGACGAGCCGGGGGTGCACAGGGTATGGCTTCCCGACGAAGAGTCGCCGGGGCTGGCCATGTCTAGGGCACTTGGTGACTACAGCGTCAAAGAGTATGGCCTAATCTCGGTGCCTGAGGTAACCCAATGGAACGTAACCACCAGAGACCAGTTTGTTGTGCTAGCTACTGATGGG GTGTGGGATGTAATATCGAACGAAGAAGCGGTGGAGATTGTATCTTCAACAGCAGAGAGAGGAAAGTCAGCAAAACGTTTGGTGGAGTGTGCGAAGCGTTCATGGAAACGCAAGAGGGGTGGAATTGCCATGGATGACATCTCTGCCATTTGTCTTTTCTTTCACTCTCCTTGTAACCTTCTTGATAACCAACTTGCCACCCTAAACTAA